A part of Corvus cornix cornix isolate S_Up_H32 chromosome Z, ASM73873v5, whole genome shotgun sequence genomic DNA contains:
- the RNF165 gene encoding E3 ubiquitin-protein ligase RNF165 isoform X4, producing MVLVHVGYLVLPVFGSVRNRGAPFQRSQHAHATSCRHFHLGPQPPLSADFALPHAVQPQPGLAPHMAPAHQHSGPLHQPLAPVPALPFQDVAGPSFLPQALHQQYLLQQQLLEAQHRRLMPHPRRAQERMSVQPHRLHPSFDFSHQLQTPQPMGPQPRYLAEGTDWDLSVDAGLTHAQFQVRPVPQPYQHYLATPRMHHFPRSTSSTQMVVHEIRNYPYPQLQLLALQGLNPSRHTSAVRESYEELLQLEDRLGSVSRGAVQNTIERFTFPHKYKKRRPQEGKAEQDDGEESDTDEKCTICLSMLEDGEDVRRLPCMHLFHQVCVDQWLATSKKCPICRVDIETQLGSDS from the exons GTGCTCCCTTTCAAAGGTCTCAGCATGCCCATGCTACCTCTTGCCGGCATTTCCACCTGGGTCCCCAGCCCCCGCTCTCCGCCGACTTCGCCCTGCCTCACGCGGTGCAGCCGCAGCCGGGGCTGGCTCCCCACATGGCCCCCGCGCACCAGCACAGCGGCCCCCTGCACCAGCCCCTGGCGCcggtgccagccctgcccttccAGGACGTCGCCGGGCCCTCCTTCCTACCTCAGGCGCTACACCAGCAAtacctcctccagcagcagctcctcgaGGCGCAGCACCGCCGGCTCATGCCCCATCCCAG GCGGGCCCAAGAGCGCATGTCTGTCCAGCCTCACCGCCTACACCCCAGCTTCGACTTCAGCCACCAACTCCAGACTCCACAGCCCATGGGGCCCCAGCCCAGGTATTTGGCAGAGGGCACAGACTG GGACCTCAGCGTTGACGCGGGGCTGACTCACGCCCAGTTCCAGGTCCGGCCGGTGCCCCAGCCCTATCAGCATTACTTGGCTACGCCTCGGATGCACCATTTCCCCAGAAGCACATCCTCAACGCAGATG GTTGTTCATGAAATCAGAAATTACCCTTACCCTCAGCTTCAGCTGCTTGCTCTTCAGGGACTGAACCCAAGCAGGCACACGTCTGCCGTGCGGGAGAGCTATGAA gagctgctgcagctggaggacaGGCTGGGCAGTGTGAGCCGGGGCGCCGTCCAGAACACCATCGAGAGATTCACCTTCCCCCACAAGTACAAGAAG AGAAGACCACAGGAAGGCAAAGCTGAGCAAGACGATGGCGAGGAGTCAGATACCGACGAGAAATGCACAATCTGTCTGTCCATGCTTGAAGACGGAGAGGACGTCAG GCGGTTGCCCTGTATGCATCTCTTTCACCAAGTGTGCGTGGACCAGTGGCTGGCCACCAGCAAGAAGTGTCCGATCTGCAGGGTGGACATTGAAACTCAGCTCGGCTCGGACAGTTGA
- the RNF165 gene encoding E3 ubiquitin-protein ligase RNF165 isoform X2, translating to MVLVHVGYLVLPVFGSVRNRGAPFQRSQHAHATSCRHFHLGPQPPLSADFALPHAVQPQPGLAPHMAPAHQHSGPLHQPLAPVPALPFQDVAGPSFLPQALHQQYLLQQQLLEAQHRRLMPHPRRAQERMSVQPHRLHPSFDFSHQLQTPQPMGPQPRYLAEGTDWDLSVDAGLTHAQFQVRPVPQPYQHYLATPRMHHFPRSTSSTQMVVHEIRNYPYPQLQLLALQGLNPSRHTSAVRESYEELLQLEDRLGSVSRGAVQNTIERFTFPHKYKKARKLRAKFSKGSQPSPTQRVQFPPCPHLRRPQEGKAEQDDGEESDTDEKCTICLSMLEDGEDVRRLPCMHLFHQVCVDQWLATSKKCPICRVDIETQLGSDS from the exons GTGCTCCCTTTCAAAGGTCTCAGCATGCCCATGCTACCTCTTGCCGGCATTTCCACCTGGGTCCCCAGCCCCCGCTCTCCGCCGACTTCGCCCTGCCTCACGCGGTGCAGCCGCAGCCGGGGCTGGCTCCCCACATGGCCCCCGCGCACCAGCACAGCGGCCCCCTGCACCAGCCCCTGGCGCcggtgccagccctgcccttccAGGACGTCGCCGGGCCCTCCTTCCTACCTCAGGCGCTACACCAGCAAtacctcctccagcagcagctcctcgaGGCGCAGCACCGCCGGCTCATGCCCCATCCCAG GCGGGCCCAAGAGCGCATGTCTGTCCAGCCTCACCGCCTACACCCCAGCTTCGACTTCAGCCACCAACTCCAGACTCCACAGCCCATGGGGCCCCAGCCCAGGTATTTGGCAGAGGGCACAGACTG GGACCTCAGCGTTGACGCGGGGCTGACTCACGCCCAGTTCCAGGTCCGGCCGGTGCCCCAGCCCTATCAGCATTACTTGGCTACGCCTCGGATGCACCATTTCCCCAGAAGCACATCCTCAACGCAGATG GTTGTTCATGAAATCAGAAATTACCCTTACCCTCAGCTTCAGCTGCTTGCTCTTCAGGGACTGAACCCAAGCAGGCACACGTCTGCCGTGCGGGAGAGCTATGAA gagctgctgcagctggaggacaGGCTGGGCAGTGTGAGCCGGGGCGCCGTCCAGAACACCATCGAGAGATTCACCTTCCCCCACAAGTACAAGAAG GCTAGGAAGCTGCGGGCCAAATTTTCAAAAGGGTCTCAACCTTCTCCCACTCAGCGGGTGCAATTTCCCCCCTGTCCGCACCTG AGAAGACCACAGGAAGGCAAAGCTGAGCAAGACGATGGCGAGGAGTCAGATACCGACGAGAAATGCACAATCTGTCTGTCCATGCTTGAAGACGGAGAGGACGTCAG GCGGTTGCCCTGTATGCATCTCTTTCACCAAGTGTGCGTGGACCAGTGGCTGGCCACCAGCAAGAAGTGTCCGATCTGCAGGGTGGACATTGAAACTCAGCTCGGCTCGGACAGTTGA
- the RNF165 gene encoding E3 ubiquitin-protein ligase RNF165 isoform X1, with translation MVLCISQPQLDWAGWPMLSWIPLGAPFQRSQHAHATSCRHFHLGPQPPLSADFALPHAVQPQPGLAPHMAPAHQHSGPLHQPLAPVPALPFQDVAGPSFLPQALHQQYLLQQQLLEAQHRRLMPHPRRAQERMSVQPHRLHPSFDFSHQLQTPQPMGPQPRYLAEGTDWDLSVDAGLTHAQFQVRPVPQPYQHYLATPRMHHFPRSTSSTQMVVHEIRNYPYPQLQLLALQGLNPSRHTSAVRESYEELLQLEDRLGSVSRGAVQNTIERFTFPHKYKKARKLRAKFSKGSQPSPTQRVQFPPCPHLRRPQEGKAEQDDGEESDTDEKCTICLSMLEDGEDVRRLPCMHLFHQVCVDQWLATSKKCPICRVDIETQLGSDS, from the exons GTGCTCCCTTTCAAAGGTCTCAGCATGCCCATGCTACCTCTTGCCGGCATTTCCACCTGGGTCCCCAGCCCCCGCTCTCCGCCGACTTCGCCCTGCCTCACGCGGTGCAGCCGCAGCCGGGGCTGGCTCCCCACATGGCCCCCGCGCACCAGCACAGCGGCCCCCTGCACCAGCCCCTGGCGCcggtgccagccctgcccttccAGGACGTCGCCGGGCCCTCCTTCCTACCTCAGGCGCTACACCAGCAAtacctcctccagcagcagctcctcgaGGCGCAGCACCGCCGGCTCATGCCCCATCCCAG GCGGGCCCAAGAGCGCATGTCTGTCCAGCCTCACCGCCTACACCCCAGCTTCGACTTCAGCCACCAACTCCAGACTCCACAGCCCATGGGGCCCCAGCCCAGGTATTTGGCAGAGGGCACAGACTG GGACCTCAGCGTTGACGCGGGGCTGACTCACGCCCAGTTCCAGGTCCGGCCGGTGCCCCAGCCCTATCAGCATTACTTGGCTACGCCTCGGATGCACCATTTCCCCAGAAGCACATCCTCAACGCAGATG GTTGTTCATGAAATCAGAAATTACCCTTACCCTCAGCTTCAGCTGCTTGCTCTTCAGGGACTGAACCCAAGCAGGCACACGTCTGCCGTGCGGGAGAGCTATGAA gagctgctgcagctggaggacaGGCTGGGCAGTGTGAGCCGGGGCGCCGTCCAGAACACCATCGAGAGATTCACCTTCCCCCACAAGTACAAGAAG GCTAGGAAGCTGCGGGCCAAATTTTCAAAAGGGTCTCAACCTTCTCCCACTCAGCGGGTGCAATTTCCCCCCTGTCCGCACCTG AGAAGACCACAGGAAGGCAAAGCTGAGCAAGACGATGGCGAGGAGTCAGATACCGACGAGAAATGCACAATCTGTCTGTCCATGCTTGAAGACGGAGAGGACGTCAG GCGGTTGCCCTGTATGCATCTCTTTCACCAAGTGTGCGTGGACCAGTGGCTGGCCACCAGCAAGAAGTGTCCGATCTGCAGGGTGGACATTGAAACTCAGCTCGGCTCGGACAGTTGA
- the RNF165 gene encoding E3 ubiquitin-protein ligase RNF165 isoform X3, with protein MVLCISQPQLDWAGWPMLSWIPLGAPFQRSQHAHATSCRHFHLGPQPPLSADFALPHAVQPQPGLAPHMAPAHQHSGPLHQPLAPVPALPFQDVAGPSFLPQALHQQYLLQQQLLEAQHRRLMPHPRRAQERMSVQPHRLHPSFDFSHQLQTPQPMGPQPRYLAEGTDWDLSVDAGLTHAQFQVRPVPQPYQHYLATPRMHHFPRSTSSTQMVVHEIRNYPYPQLQLLALQGLNPSRHTSAVRESYEELLQLEDRLGSVSRGAVQNTIERFTFPHKYKKRRPQEGKAEQDDGEESDTDEKCTICLSMLEDGEDVRRLPCMHLFHQVCVDQWLATSKKCPICRVDIETQLGSDS; from the exons GTGCTCCCTTTCAAAGGTCTCAGCATGCCCATGCTACCTCTTGCCGGCATTTCCACCTGGGTCCCCAGCCCCCGCTCTCCGCCGACTTCGCCCTGCCTCACGCGGTGCAGCCGCAGCCGGGGCTGGCTCCCCACATGGCCCCCGCGCACCAGCACAGCGGCCCCCTGCACCAGCCCCTGGCGCcggtgccagccctgcccttccAGGACGTCGCCGGGCCCTCCTTCCTACCTCAGGCGCTACACCAGCAAtacctcctccagcagcagctcctcgaGGCGCAGCACCGCCGGCTCATGCCCCATCCCAG GCGGGCCCAAGAGCGCATGTCTGTCCAGCCTCACCGCCTACACCCCAGCTTCGACTTCAGCCACCAACTCCAGACTCCACAGCCCATGGGGCCCCAGCCCAGGTATTTGGCAGAGGGCACAGACTG GGACCTCAGCGTTGACGCGGGGCTGACTCACGCCCAGTTCCAGGTCCGGCCGGTGCCCCAGCCCTATCAGCATTACTTGGCTACGCCTCGGATGCACCATTTCCCCAGAAGCACATCCTCAACGCAGATG GTTGTTCATGAAATCAGAAATTACCCTTACCCTCAGCTTCAGCTGCTTGCTCTTCAGGGACTGAACCCAAGCAGGCACACGTCTGCCGTGCGGGAGAGCTATGAA gagctgctgcagctggaggacaGGCTGGGCAGTGTGAGCCGGGGCGCCGTCCAGAACACCATCGAGAGATTCACCTTCCCCCACAAGTACAAGAAG AGAAGACCACAGGAAGGCAAAGCTGAGCAAGACGATGGCGAGGAGTCAGATACCGACGAGAAATGCACAATCTGTCTGTCCATGCTTGAAGACGGAGAGGACGTCAG GCGGTTGCCCTGTATGCATCTCTTTCACCAAGTGTGCGTGGACCAGTGGCTGGCCACCAGCAAGAAGTGTCCGATCTGCAGGGTGGACATTGAAACTCAGCTCGGCTCGGACAGTTGA